In one window of Pseudoliparis swirei isolate HS2019 ecotype Mariana Trench chromosome 15, NWPU_hadal_v1, whole genome shotgun sequence DNA:
- the LOC130205698 gene encoding proteinase-activated receptor 3: MEVLYSNSSLLVVAHRPPNHTVAEWTVYEQCKDMPAAIIWYLGLQFINMFLGIPANIMVLWLIHRNKGDSTTSDIFISHLAILDVFFCLTPPLELANIVFLTTSSTWYVLRFFYGIKDSSPLLLSCICLDRYMAVVHPIIFTDLKDRNHRAVLTIVVWLITLAYAAAKCVGNIANFGRVFTAMILAAFAFMLFCNISILCALRKSGPGRDEMHPVKKRAFKMVIIILGIIVFNYFPPVALFPFQQYFSPEVFQCYIHYVTFGLMDFSSSIQPMLYLSKEKLNCCQRSTTQLN, from the coding sequence ATGGAGGTTTTATACAGCAACTCCTCCCTGCTCGTCGTTGCTCACAGACCCCCCAACCACACCGTTGCCGAGTGGACCGTGTATGAGCAATGCAAAGACATGCCCGCTGCTATCATTTGGTACCTGGGCCTGCAGTTCATCAACATGTTCCTGGGCATCCCAGCCAACATCATGGTGCTGTGGCTCATCCACAGGAACAAGGGGGACTCCACCACCTCAGATATCTTCATCTCCCATCTAGCCATTTTAGACGTTTTCTTCTGTCTCACCCCTCCGCTTGAGCTGGCCAACATAGTCTTCctcaccaccagcagcacctggtACGTACTGCGCTTCTTTTACGGCATCAAAGActcctcgcctctcctcctctcctgcatcTGCCTGGACCGCTACATGGCCGTGGTCCACCCCATCATCTTCACCGACCTCAAGGACCGCAATCACAGAGCAGTCCTGACCATCGTCGTCTGGCTGATCACTCTGGCGTACGCCGCCGCCAAATGCGTGGGCAACATTGCCAACTTCGGCAGGGTCTTCACGGCGATGATCCTGGCGGCGTTCGCCTTCATGCTGTTCTGCAACATTTCGATCCTCTGTGCGCTGAGGAAGTCTGGACCCGGCAGAGACGAGATGCATCCTGTGAAGAAGAGAGCCTTCAAGATGGTCATCATCATCCTGGGTATCATAGTGTTCAACTACTTCCCGCCCGTCGCACTGTTCCCCTTCCAGCAGTACTTCTCTCCCGAAGTGTTTCAATGCTACATCCACTATGTCACGTTCGGCTTGATGGACTTCAGCAGCAGCATTCAGCCGATGCTCTATCTGTCCAAGGAGAAGCTCAACTGCTGCCAGAGAAGCACGACACAACTCAACTAG
- the pax8 gene encoding paired box protein Pax-8 isoform X2 gives MSNYAGRGHGGLNQLGGMFVNGRPLPEVIRQRIVDMAHQGVRPCDISRQLRVSHGCVSKILGRYYETGSIKPGVIGGSKPKVATPKVVDKIADYKKQNPTMFAWEIRDRLLAEGVCDSDTVPSVSSINRIIRTKVQQPFNLPLDGKGLSPGHTLIPSSAVTPPESPHSDSLGSTYSISGLLGIPQPSAEGKRSHDDSDQESCRHSVDSQGSGGVPRKQMRVDHFSAATQHLDCGFDRHHYPPDSFGSASSSKTEQTLYPLSLINGSLDEAKTSLSTSGSSIGRNLTAHQSYTMVTESLQPLPLCLKQEMSPEVTSTSPSPNMALSNLAFVDLQALQKPVSVSSSCSNSNHFPNAFNSFSHHAPVYGQFSSQSIISGNLGRDMVSSTLPGYPPHIPSQAQSGYSSSAITGMVAAGTDYSGQTYSHSPYTYSEAWRFTNSSILGSPYYYSTASRTAPPSSAAYDHL, from the exons ATGTCCAACTACGCTGGAAGAG gtcATGGGGGTCTTAACCAACTAGGTGGAATGTTTGTTAATGGACGTCCACTTCCGGAGGTGATCCGGCAACGCATCGTGGACATGGCCCACCAGGGGGTTCGGCCATGTGACATCTCCCGGCAGCTCAGAGTCAGCCACGGCTGCGTGAGCAAGATCCTGGGACG TTACTACGAGACCGGCAGCATCAAACCCGGCGTGATCGGCGGCTCCAAGCCCAAGGTGGCCACCCCAAAGGTTGTGGATAAAATAGCAGATTACAAGAAGCAGAATCCCACCATGTTCGCCTGGGAAATCAGGGACAGACTGCTGGCGGAGGGAGTGTGTGACAGCGACACGGTGCCCAGCGTGAGCTCCATTAACAG AATAATTCGAACAAAGGTCCAACAGCCTTTCAATCTGCCTCTGGATGGAAAAGGCTTGAGTCCAGGACATACTTTAA TCCCGAGTTCAGCAGTCACTCCTCCCGAGTCTCCACATTCAGACTCTTTGGGCTCCACCTACTCCATCAGCGGCTTGTTGGGTATCCCCCAACCCAGCGCCGAGGGCAAGAGGAGCCACGATGACA GTGATCAGGAGAGTTGTCGGCACAGCGTGGACTCTCAGGGTAGCGGAGGCGTCCCGAGGAAACAAATGAGAGTGGATCACTTTTCAGCCGCCACGCAACATCTGGACTGTGGGTTTGATCGTCACCACTATCCCCCGGACTCAtttggctccgcctccagcagcAAGACAGAGCAG ACTTTGTACCCGCTGTCGCTCATCAATGGCAGCCTAGACgaggccaagaccagcctctcaaCATCCGGCTCCTCCATTGGACGGAATCTGACGGCACATCAGAGCTACACCATGGTGACCG AATCCCTACAGCCCCTGCCGCTATGCCTAAAACAGGAAATGTCCCCAGAAGTGACGAGCACGAGCCCCTCCCCAAACATGGCATTGTCCAACCTGGCGTTCGTGGATCTGCAGGCGCTGCAGAAGCCCGTGTCtgtcagcagcagctgcagcaactCCAACCATTTCCCCAACGCCTTCAACTCATTCTCCCATCATGCACCAGTTTACGGGCAGTTCAGCAGTCAGTCTATCATCTCAGGTAA tttagggCGTGACATGGTGAGCTCCACCCTGCCGGGCTACCCACCACACATCCCCTCCCAAGCTCAGTCAGGATACTCCTCCTCTGCCATCACAGGAATGGTCGCAG CGGGCACAGACTATTCGGGTCAGACCTACAGCCATTCGCCCTACACCTACAGTGAAGCCTGGAGGTTCACCAACTCCAGCATTCTGG gTTCACCCTATTATTACAGCACCGCCTCCCGCACCGCTCCACCGTCTTCAGCCGCCTACGACCACCTCTAG
- the LOC130205240 gene encoding zinc finger protein 436 — protein sequence MAKCSELKLFLESSLNEIFKATVSDILDSVDRTLSEYQGTIQRIESENEGLKQLLFAQKSPESAAGDICEQDGTENRSTSELNSCPIISTQGRFTMSICSSDKKSFRRRQKDKMRERVSSSSLLQTDQTVERPCADTGMLCVSTQVLISVKAEPELDGSGAIDLSQPVSLPNLTMRPVKNESTEVSVLSHGAYEPLPPSTGVKEEPRGSDDEIQVTVVSDTCIPDRQFVKTEEEEQDGVSQYGNNDSQQESKHALRCCPESEADPEAASIQVVVPEVVVREGNAAVPADPSLGIRDNFLRCPTCPKTFSRAASLNVHIKTHSGEKAHGCSHCGKRFGRADLLKSHKRTHTGERPYVCNLCAKTYAHPSQLRIHKRVHTGEKPYCCSHCGKRFNEHNQLKVHLRTHTGERPYSCQECSKTFSNASNLRIHERIHTGEKPYCCAQCGKRFNGLGDLKTHYRIHTGERPYSCELCQKTFSQTGHLTIHMRMHTGERPYSCAECGKKFTVASSLKLHQRTHTGEKEYSCSYCSKSFSRSGHLKRHELVHTKERFYLCSQCGKPYTDQSSLKKHLKTHAAKKAHSDGSTSEAETSRPSASETLSDTDGS from the exons ATGGCGAAGTGTAGTGAACTGAAGCTCTTCCTGGAGTCCTCTCTGAATGAGATATTTAAGGCCACAGTGAGCGACATCCTGGACTCGGTGGACCGGACCCTGTCCGAGTACCAGGGCACAATCCAGAGGATCGAGTCCGAAAACGAGGGCCTAAAGCAGCTGCTGTTTGCACAGAAGAGCCCCGAGTCTGCTGCAGGAG ATATTTGTGAACAAGATGGCACAGAAAATCGTTCGACTTCAGAATTGAACAGCTGTCCCATCATCTCCACTCAGGGCAGATTCACGATGTCCATATGCAGCAGTGACAAGAAGAGCTTCAGGAGAAGGCAAAAAGACAAGATGAGGGAACGGGTATCCTCCTCATCTTTACTGCAGACTGATCAAACGGTAGAACGGCCATGTGCGGACACAGGAATGTTATGCGTGTCCACCCAAGTCTTGATATCTGTAAAAGCAGAGCCAGAGCTGGATGGAAGCGGTGCCATTGACCTCTCCCAGCCTGTATCCCTTCCCAATCTGACAATGAGGCCAGTAAAAAATGAGAGCACTGAGGTCAGTGTTCTCAGTCATGGTGCATATGAACCTCTGCCGCCATCTACAGGCGTCAAAGAAGAACCCAGAGGCAGCGACGATGAAATTCAAGTCACCGTTGTTTCTGACACTTGCATACCGGATAGACAGTTCGTTaagacggaggaagaggagcaggatggGGTGTCGCAGTACGGTAACAATGACTCTCAGCAAGAGTCAAAGCATGCGTTGAGATGTTGCCCTGAATCGGAAGCGGACCCCGAGGCAGCAAGCATCCAGGTCGTGGTGCCAGAAGTAGTGGTGCGTGAGGGAAATGCTGCTGTTCCCGCAGATCCGTCTTTGGGGATTCGTGACAACTTCTTGCGCTGCCCCACCTGTCCCAAAACATTTAGTCGGGCGGCCTCGCTCAACGTCCACATCAAGACGCACAGCGGGGAAAAGGCCCACGGCTGCAGCCACTGCGGCAAGCGCTTCGGCCGGGCCGATCTCCTCAAGTCCCACAAGCGCACCCACACAGGAGAGCGACCCTACGTTTGCAACCTCTGCGCTAAAACGTACGCCCATCCCAGCCAGCTCAGGATACACAAACGCGTCCACACCGGAGAGAAGCCGTACTGCTGCTCGCACTGCGGGAAGCGCTTCAATGAGCACAACCAGCTCAAAGTTCACCTGCGGACGCACACGGGGGAGAGGCCGTACAGCTGCCAGGAGTGTAGCAAGACCTTCAGCAACGCGAGCAACCTGCGAATACACGAGAGGATCCACACCGGGGAGAAGCCCTACTGCTGCGCTCAGTGCGGGAAGAGGTTCAACGGCTTGGGTGACCTCAAAACACACTACCGGATCCACACGGGAGAGAGGCCCTACAGCTGCGAGCTCTGCCAGAAGACCTTCAGCCAGACGGGCCACCTCACCATCCACATGCGGATGCACACGGGAGAGAGGCCGTACAGCTGCGCCGAGTGCGGCAAGAAGTTCACGGTGGCCAGCAGCCTCAAGCTGCACCAGAGGACTCACACGGGGGAGAAGGAGTACAGCTGCTCGTACTGCAGCAAGAGCTTCAGCAGGTCGGGTCACCTGAAGAGACACGAGCTGGTCCACACCAAAGAGAGGTTCTACCTCTGCAGCCAGTGTGGGAAGCCCTACACCGACCAGTCCTCCCTGAAGAAGCACCTGAAGACACACGCGGCCAAGAAGGCTCACAGCGACGGGAGCACCAGCGAGGCCGAAACGAGCCGCCCGTCGGCCTCGGAGACTCTTTCGGACACCGATGGAAGTTAG
- the pax8 gene encoding paired box protein Pax-8 isoform X1 has translation MSNYAGRGHGGLNQLGGMFVNGRPLPEVIRQRIVDMAHQGVRPCDISRQLRVSHGCVSKILGRYYETGSIKPGVIGGSKPKVATPKVVDKIADYKKQNPTMFAWEIRDRLLAEGVCDSDTVPSVSSINRIIRTKVQQPFNLPLDGKGLSPGHTLIPSSAVTPPESPHSDSLGSTYSISGLLGIPQPSAEGKRSHDDSDQESCRHSVDSQGSGGVPRKQMRVDHFSAATQHLDCGFDRHHYPPDSFGSASSSKTEQTLYPLSLINGSLDEAKTSLSTSGSSIGRNLTAHQSYTMVTESLQPLPLCLKQEMSPEVTSTSPSPNMALSNLAFVDLQALQKPVSVSSSCSNSNHFPNAFNSFSHHAPVYGQFSSQSIISGRDMVSSTLPGYPPHIPSQAQSGYSSSAITGMVAAGTDYSGQTYSHSPYTYSEAWRFTNSSILGSPYYYSTASRTAPPSSAAYDHL, from the exons ATGTCCAACTACGCTGGAAGAG gtcATGGGGGTCTTAACCAACTAGGTGGAATGTTTGTTAATGGACGTCCACTTCCGGAGGTGATCCGGCAACGCATCGTGGACATGGCCCACCAGGGGGTTCGGCCATGTGACATCTCCCGGCAGCTCAGAGTCAGCCACGGCTGCGTGAGCAAGATCCTGGGACG TTACTACGAGACCGGCAGCATCAAACCCGGCGTGATCGGCGGCTCCAAGCCCAAGGTGGCCACCCCAAAGGTTGTGGATAAAATAGCAGATTACAAGAAGCAGAATCCCACCATGTTCGCCTGGGAAATCAGGGACAGACTGCTGGCGGAGGGAGTGTGTGACAGCGACACGGTGCCCAGCGTGAGCTCCATTAACAG AATAATTCGAACAAAGGTCCAACAGCCTTTCAATCTGCCTCTGGATGGAAAAGGCTTGAGTCCAGGACATACTTTAA TCCCGAGTTCAGCAGTCACTCCTCCCGAGTCTCCACATTCAGACTCTTTGGGCTCCACCTACTCCATCAGCGGCTTGTTGGGTATCCCCCAACCCAGCGCCGAGGGCAAGAGGAGCCACGATGACA GTGATCAGGAGAGTTGTCGGCACAGCGTGGACTCTCAGGGTAGCGGAGGCGTCCCGAGGAAACAAATGAGAGTGGATCACTTTTCAGCCGCCACGCAACATCTGGACTGTGGGTTTGATCGTCACCACTATCCCCCGGACTCAtttggctccgcctccagcagcAAGACAGAGCAG ACTTTGTACCCGCTGTCGCTCATCAATGGCAGCCTAGACgaggccaagaccagcctctcaaCATCCGGCTCCTCCATTGGACGGAATCTGACGGCACATCAGAGCTACACCATGGTGACCG AATCCCTACAGCCCCTGCCGCTATGCCTAAAACAGGAAATGTCCCCAGAAGTGACGAGCACGAGCCCCTCCCCAAACATGGCATTGTCCAACCTGGCGTTCGTGGATCTGCAGGCGCTGCAGAAGCCCGTGTCtgtcagcagcagctgcagcaactCCAACCATTTCCCCAACGCCTTCAACTCATTCTCCCATCATGCACCAGTTTACGGGCAGTTCAGCAGTCAGTCTATCATCTCAG ggCGTGACATGGTGAGCTCCACCCTGCCGGGCTACCCACCACACATCCCCTCCCAAGCTCAGTCAGGATACTCCTCCTCTGCCATCACAGGAATGGTCGCAG CGGGCACAGACTATTCGGGTCAGACCTACAGCCATTCGCCCTACACCTACAGTGAAGCCTGGAGGTTCACCAACTCCAGCATTCTGG gTTCACCCTATTATTACAGCACCGCCTCCCGCACCGCTCCACCGTCTTCAGCCGCCTACGACCACCTCTAG
- the LOC130205239 gene encoding PH and SEC7 domain-containing protein 4, translating to MLMEEENVCSTQPDVTDSVLQQPQQDSWTSMDHQYVNGEEETIAWGDTEVQMNRAHGTDQLGLFLEAGRESPEEAEQWEQIVWPAHPVTCAGAPLSFATVQWDMPDPSAATPSFRADGGVANEPSSGGSESLGTASPSLHQSQRVNADLFIRQGRVDRDEVDSRFLNFHRERTGNGSEPCDAADVQEPPTQEREDSTHELLGSNNGIPLRADSKEQEEGCSGTSYPVETVVLINILEGNDISEVEVDSCVDSKLEEEQVEPGVLLTGQGDSSANGVEDEEEGEEDEEKQINESCTEESEDAKDVRCLSNVEFPAEQTDGTGPTVSPDELIDRKHSELLEERQHSGPEEAIALLQRFHEDPNGQTAEPDMSEDVDHEQSDAADDHEEPWIKAADNTERIENSPEIIELTEEPKETSRLEERHCGRVDLSLQPQRAESERLEMTGESKQIQAEVSRDSDRRGKSQRPKQPPEMELPEESTRREAAALPEDSTQSELTASAGVAERREQTEPSEQNEQMPQTSDSSQPALSGQLAQPETDESEATEHLSPEPEVTRQTARAEFNQVDKQAETSHRGEEAGDAEDGSVRTTVANEERPESPETAAPQMNGDAVTREMARRLAERLYGLDGIQRADVVKHLDKDNDFSRAVGEEYLKLFDFTGETLDFAVRSFLKVVVLIGETQERERVLQHFACRFHQCNPDSFTSSESVLALTCSLMLLNTDLHGQNVGKSMSSTKFVSNLDGMNEGENFSKDLLKSLYNSIKSEPLQWAIDEEELKSSVLVDEDAAGDAPLRSKANPFQDIPHDKTASVAKQGFLQRKLHADIDGKRTPWGKRGWKTFYGVVRGMVLYLQKDDYRRDQPLDEEVVSLHHSLAEQAAEYTKKPHVLRLQTADWRVLLFQASSKMEMHSWISRINLVSALHSSPPFPAAVGSQRRFCRPILPSAQSAQTLERQLQSYAGTLQSFKDDLLYLQQNMPEGKRAKAKELEEHRVKAEYLQHEMCRYELYIQGLEAWRSVKTTGGSALSVADLKQFDKAVCGDSVGEGDEVAGGLKKSHSSPSLELEMVVPTVIKVKRNISERRTYRRTVIPRWNKEV from the exons ATGCTAATGGAGGAGGAAAACGTGTGCTCCACCCAACCAGATGTCACAGATTCAGTCCTCCAGCAGCCTCAACAAGACTCATGGACGTCCATGGACCACCAGTACGtgaatggagaggaggagaccatCGCGTGGGGCGACACAGAGGTTCAGATGAACCGGGCACACGGGACGGATCAACTCGGTCTGTTCCTCGAGGCAGGCCGAGAGAGCCCCGAGGAGGCGGAACAGTGGGAGCAGATCGTGTGGCCGGCGCACCCCGTGACCTGTGCCGGCGCGCCGCTTTCCTTCGCCACCGTGCAGTGGGACATGCCCGATCCCTCGGCAGCGACACCTTCATTCAGGGCTGACGGCGGCGTGGCCAATGAGCCGAGCTCCGGCGGCTCAGAGAGTCTCGGCACCGCTTCCCCCTCACTTCACCAGTCTCAACGCGTCAATGCTGATCTTTTCATACGGCAGGGCAGAGTGGACAGAGATGAGGTTGATTCTCGGTTTCTCAACTTCCATCGAGAGCGGACAGGAAACGGCTCAGAG CCATGTGACGCTGCAGATGTGCAAGAGCCGCCGACACAGGAAAGAGAAGATTCAACACACGAGCTGTTGGGAAGTAATAACG GCATCCCACTGAGGGCCGACTCAAAAGAACAAGAGGAGGGATGCTCGGGAACCTCATATCCTGTTGAAACTGTGGTCTTAATCAACATTCTTGAAGGGAATGACATCTCAGAAGTTGAAGTGGACAGTTGTGTCGATTCGAAGCTAGAAGAGGAACAAGTGGAACCCGGCGTTCTGCTGACTGGACAGGGAGACTCTTCAGCGAACGGTGTTGAGGACGAGGAAGAAGGCGAGGAAGACGAAGAGAAGCAGATAAACGAGTCCTGTACTGAAGAAAGTGAAGATGCAAAAGATGTCCGTTGTCTGAGTAATGT GGAGTTTCCTGCTGAGCAAACTGATGGTACTGGACCGACTGTAAGCCCAGACGAGCTGATTGATCGGAAGCACTCAGAGCTCCTGGAGGAAAGGCAACACTCAGGGCCTGAAGAGGCCATCGCGCTACTCCAACGGTTCCATGAAGATCCCAACGGTCAGACTGCAGAGCCAGATATGTCTGAAGATGTAGACCATGAACAGTCGGATGCTGCGGACGACCACGAAGAACCGTGGATTAAGGCGGCAGACAACACAGAGAGGATAGAAAACTCACCAGAGATAATCGAGCTGACGGAAGAACCGAAGGAGACGAGTCGTTTAGAGGAACGACATTGCGGCCGGGTCGATCTTTCCCTGCAGCCTCAACGAGCCGAGTCCGAGCGGCTCGAGATGACCGGCGAGTCAAAGCAGATCCAAGCGGAGGTGTCGCGGGACTCCGACCGGCGAGGGAAGTCCCAGCGCCCGAAACAGCCACCGGAGATGGAACTGCCGGAGGAGTCCACCCGACGTGAGGCGGCCGCCCTGCCGGAGGACTCCACTCAGTCAGAGCTGACAGCTTCTGCCGGAGTGGCGGAGCGGCGAGAACAGACGGAGCCGTCGGAGCAGAATGAGCAGATGCCGCAAACGAGCGACTCGTCTCAGCCGGCGCTCTCTGGGCAGCTTGCGCAGCCGGAGACGGATGAGTCCGAAGCAACGGAGCATCTGTCTCCCGAGCCCGAGGTCACGCGGCAGACAGCGCGGGCCGAGTTCAACCAGGTGGACAAACAGGCTGAGACGTCCCATCGGGGCGAAGAAGCGGGAGATGCTGAGGACGGCTCCGTGCGAACAACCGTCGCAAATGAAGAGCGACCCGAATCCCCCGAGACGGCAGCGCCTCAGATGAACGGAGACGCGGTGACCAGAGAGATGGCCCGGCGCCTCGCGGAACGGCTGTACGGGTTGGACGGCATCCAACGCGCGGACGTGGTGAAGCACTTAGACAAAGA TAACGACTTCAGTCGAGCTGTCGGGGAGGAATACCTGAAACTATTTGACTTCACCGGGGAAACGCTGGATTTTGCCGTGAG gtcTTTCCTGAAAGTGGTGGTACTGATCGGAGAAACCCAGGAGAGGGAGCGTGTGCTGCAGCATTTCGCCTGCCGCTTCCATCAGTGCAACCCCGACTCCTTTACCTCTTCAG AGTCGGTGTTGGCACTCACATGTTCCCTGATGCTTCTCAACACTGACCTGCATGGACAG AACGTAGGGAAATCAATGTCCTCGACTAAATTTGTGTCCAACCTCGATGGGATGAATGAAGGAGAAAACTTCAGCAAGGATCTCTTGAAG AGTCTCTACAACTCTATAAAGAGTGAGCCGCTGCAGTGGGCGAT tgacgaggaggagctgaagagcTCTGTGTTGGTGGACGAGGACGCAGCAGGAGATGCGCCGCTGCGCTCGAAGGCGAACCCCTTCCAGGACATTCCTCATGACAAAACGGCTTCTGTGGCCAAGCAGGGGTTCCTCCAGAGGAAGCTGCACGCCGACATCGACGGCAAGCGCA CTCCGTGGGGAAAGAGAGGCTGGAAGACTTTCTATGGAGTGGTGAGGGGAATGGTCCTTTACCTGCAGAAG GATGATTACAGGAGGGATCAGCCGCTTGACGAGGAAGTGGTGAGTTTGCATCACTCTCTGGCCGAGCAGGCGGCCGAATACACCAAGAAGCCACACGTCCTCCGTCTGCAGACGGCTGACTGGAGGGTTTTACTCTTTCAGGCCTC aTCCAAAATGGAGATGCACTCATGGATCAGCCGCATCAACCTGGTCTCGGCTCTTCACTCCTCGCCTCCGTTCCCCGCCGCCGTCGGCTCTCAGAGGAGATTCTGCAGACCCATCCTCCCCTCAGCGCAGTCGGCTCAAACTCTG GAGCGTCAGCTGCAGTCGTATGCAGGAACACTGCAGTCCTTCAAAGACGACTTATTGTACCTGCAGCAAAACATGCCCGAGGGCAAAAGAGCCAAAGccaaggagctggaggagcatcGCGTCAAAGCGGAGTACCTGCAGCACgag ATGTGTCGCTATGAGCTCTACATCCAGGGcctggaggcctggaggagcGTGAAGACGACAGGCGGCAGCGCGTTGAGCGTCGCGGACCTGAAACAGTTTGATAAAGCAGTGTGTGGCGACTCTGTGGGGGAGGGAGACGAGGTCGCTGGCGGACTGAAGAAGTCCCACTCCAGCCCCTCTCTGGAGCTGGAGATGGTCGTTCCCACGGTGATCAAAGTCAAACGCAACATCTCAGAGAGACGGACTTATCGCAGGACCGTCATTCCTCGGTGGAATAAAGAGGTTTAA